In the genome of Lynx canadensis isolate LIC74 chromosome X, mLynCan4.pri.v2, whole genome shotgun sequence, one region contains:
- the DYNLT3 gene encoding dynein light chain Tctex-type 3 — translation MEEYHRHCDEVGFNVDEAHNIVKECIDGVLGGEDYNQNNINQWTASIVEQSLTHLVKLGKAYKYIVTCAVVQRSAYGFHTASSCFWDTTSDGTCTVRWENRTMNCIVNVFAIAIVL, via the exons ATGGAGGAGTACCATCGCCACTGCGACGAG GTTGGCTTCAATGTTGATGAAGCTCACAATATTGTTAAAGAG TGTATAGATGGGGTCTTGGGAGGTGAAGATTATAACCAGAATAACATCAACCAATGGACTGCAAGCATCGTGGAACAGTCCTTAACACATTTGGTTAAGCTGGGAAAAGCTTATAAATATATCG TGACCTGTGCGGTGGTCCAGAGGAGTGCATATGGCTTTCACACAGCCAGTTCATGTTTTTGGGATACTACATCTGATG gAACCTGTACCGTGAGATGGGAGAACCGAACCATGAACTGTATTGTCAATGTTTTTGCCATTGCTATTGTCCTGTGA